CTGAGATATGTCGTGGTGGATGAAATCCACTATTACAACTCCCTATTTGGCACACACGTGAGTCTTATTCTGAGACGGCTAAGGCGCGTGTGCAAGTTACTGGGGAATAACGTGGTACAGTTCATTTCCTGCAGTGCTACCATCAACAGCCCTCTCACTCACATGAGTAATTTGTTTGGCCTAGACGAGGGATCCATCACTTTGGTCGACTCACCTGGCGGAGCGCACGGTCTCAAACATTTCTTAGCCTGGAACACTCCTTACATATCGCCCACAGATCCCCGAAGCGGCCGCGTATCTGTGGTCGGTGAAGCCATCTCTCTTCTGGCACACATGGTGAAAGAGAACGTACGTACCATTGTTTTCTGCAGAGTCAGGGTTATTTGCGAGCAAATTATCAAAGGTGTTCGTCAAAAGTTTGTGGATGAAGGCAGACCCGATCTGTCTAACTTGGTTATGAGTTACCGCGGCGGCTATTCTCCACAAGACCGCCGCAAAATCGAGCAGGACATGTTTGCTGGTTGTTTAGTGGGTATAGTTGCTACTAACGCCCTGGAGCTGGGAATTGATATTGGACAGCTGGACGTATGTATCGTTGCCGGATTTCCCATGACTGTGTCTAATCTACGACAACAGAGTGGCCGTGCTGGACGACGAAAGGACGGATCAGACAGTTTGACTATTGTCATTGGTTCTGGAGATCCCGTGGACCAATTCTACATGAAAAACCCTGACAAAATGCTTACCGAGCCTACAGAAGCCCTTACAATCGAGCCTCTTACTAACCTATTACTCCTCGAAAGTCATATTCAATGTGCAGCTTCGGAGTTCCCCATTGAGCTGACACATGATGTGGAATTTTTCGGTCCTTTATTGCATACAGTGAAGGACAAACTAATTGAAGACAAGACTGACGAGACAACCTTCTATCACACATCATCACGGTTCTCTGACAATCCTGCTAAGGATGTTTCCATTAGAGGCATTGAGGAGAACCACTATGCTGTAGTGGATATCACCCACAACAAGGGTCACATcattgagcttctggaAGAGAGCAGAGTGCCATTTTCGTTATACGAGGGAGGAATCTTTATGCACCAAGGGTTTCCCTaccttgttgttgatgtctCAGTGGAAGAACGAATGGGTAAGGTCCGAAGGGTCAATGTGGACTGGTATACGAGACAGCGAGACTTCACAGATGTGGATCCAGTCCAGTCAGAGGAGGTGAAACAGCTTTCGTATGGAAATGGGGGCGGAAAGGTGTCATTTGGAAACATCCGCATCACAACGACTGTCTTTGGCTTCTTCAAGCTTGACAAGCGAGATCGAATCCtggaggctgtggaggTTGACCATCCGTCGTTTGTGATAAACACAAAGGGGTTCTGGATTGATATTCCACAATCCACTATGAAACTGatcgaggccaagaagctctcTCTGGCCGGTGCAATTCACGCCGCCGAACATGCTCTCATCAACTTCTTTCCAAGATATGTTGTCTGTGGACCAGGAGATGTACGCACAGAGTGTAAAGCTCCTGAAAAGGAGTTTGCTAAACGGCAATCCACTCGAAGACGGCCTTCACGGTTGATATTTGGAGACAAGGTAGGCGGCGAGGGCGGCTCTGGCTTGTCACAGAAGGCTTTTCAGTTTGTGGAAGAGATCGTCAACAACGCTGTCGATGGAGTTAACGACTGTGAATGCGACTGGGGTTGTCACTCATGTGTTGCTGGGGCCTTTTGCACGGAGAATGGCCTTGTGTTAAGTAAACCAGGGGCACAGATCATTCTATCCAAGCTCGTCGGTAGGGATATTGACTGGACTAAGGTGAAGGAGGGTCCTGAGCCGAACATGCCTATAGCAGAGACTATCACAATCGAATAGACATTCGACAAGTCAACAcaataaaatataaaatcTATTGTAAATATTACATATGggggtactgtactgtacattactgtacttgtacatacaaatGTTACCACAACAAGTTCTGGGTATTTTGAGAGCCCTGAGCAATACCGTTCTGTGTAACGAAGTAGCCTTGGCTGCCACTTCCGtcatccagcagctgctgtgATTGATGGTGCACAGCAACGCTGTTAGATCGCTGGGGCATTTGCGGGAAGCTGGGGGTAGTAGGAGTACCTGTGGTAGGGGTGGGGATCAGCGGAGTGTACTGGGCCAGAGATGGGCTCTGAAGAGTGCCCAGATTCAATGATGCAATGTCTGGCATGCTAGGAGCAGGCTGCTTTGACTTTTCAGCCTGCTCAGCAAGCTGTTTAAGTTCATCCACATCGCTGTCTTTTCGAGGAATGAGACACGGCGATGGAGTGAGCTTTCTGGGTTTGGCCAGTCGGAATACATGGCGAACAGGCTTGAGATAGATAGAAGCGAGTGTACCGATGCCAAGCTCCAACTCTTCCAGAACTCGAGGGTCCATGATTGCTTCATCCTCAACATGGATCAGAGGCATTTTATCGGGATGCACAATGTCTCTGGCAGCAGAGGGGTCAGACGACAAGAGACGCCAGTACATGTATCCTCGGTCTCGCAGGTCGGGGTTGTCAGTCTCCTCAGTAGCCCACTTGAGCACCTTGGGAACCATCGCCTGGCCTCTGGTAGGTCGCAGGATGAAAAGTTTGACGGTGGCCGTCAAAAGTGCAAGCTGAACGTTGACGGGCTCATCGTGCCACGTAGAAAGGAAATGTTGCTCCAGAATGAGATGCGAGTCATCAATTCGGTCAGCGTACTGACCGACAATCCAGACCATGGCCTCACGGGCCTCCGGCTCATCGAGAGCATCCAGGTGCTCACACAGCTCACCAATGACGCCCTCGAACCGACCGGGGTATCGTCGAAGaatgttcttgagagctACAATGGCTTCTTGCACAATATATGACACCCGGGTCTCCACAAGGTACATGAGTGTGTCGACACTGGCCTTTGCGGCTGTAGCAGACTCCAATTTGAGGGCCAGCTTTCCAATGGCTCGTACAGACTTTCGAACCACCTGCACGTCGATTTCCGTCGCGTACTCACGCAGCTCACGCAGCACAACTCCAATGTTGCTGTCGTTGGCCAGCAAATAGATAAGCTCCAGCTTAGTGGTCTTGATATAGATGGGGTCGTTGTACTTGCAGAAGAAAGCCTTAACAGACAGGccctggagcagctggggTTTTGATTGGAGGATAAGGATGCAGTTTCGGAGCGCAAGGTACTGCAACTCAGGCTGCCTCGAAATGAGGTTGACCATTGCGGAACTCAGCTTGGTGGGGATCTGGGGCACGTGTTCCAGGAGGTTCTGCGAATAATTGGCGAGGTAGACAATGAGACGCACAGTTCCGAGAACCACAGCAGCATTAGAGTGCTGCAACCGCGGAAGAACACGCTCCACCATACGCTCCGCTTCCAGAGCTGTCTGTGGGGTCCAGCATAGTAGCGCCTGGAGCATGCTGATCTGCGACCATTCGGAACACTCCCCAAGCACGGTAGCAATCTTGGACGCGTGGTTGTGATCGAGTGTGAGCTGCAAATCACTAGACTTTTCGGTGATGTCCATCAGGGCAGCCAGTGCTGAGGCCACCACAGTGGGGTTTCCATCGttcagcagcttgttgagcagtGCGATCAAGTCAGAGTGCTCAACAATCTTGGTGTCATGGGACCACATTTTAGCCACGGCCAGACACGCAGTCTTGCGAACATAGGGGTCCTCATCAAACAACAGTCGCTTGGTAGGCTCCACTCCCTCCCTGATGAAGTCCTCCAGAGGAATAGAGGAAAGTGTTTTGAGGGCCAGGGCCCGAATCAAGGGCGACTCCCGGGATCCAGCATCGTCCAGAAGAGGGTCCAGCGCTCCCGTGGCCAGCTCAGGTTTAGCCTTGCAGTATGTGATGAGATAGAGGAAACACATCTTCTTCACGTCCAGATCGTTGGACGATCGGATCATGTCGATAATGTCCTCGAATAAGACAATCATCTCATTGTTGCTCATGGTCATGTTGGCCACGATCTTCTTCAGCAccgccttcttctttccgaCATTTTTCGGACCTTTGGCTGCCTGCAGCTCCGTTCTCAATTCCGCAGCTTTTCCCTGAGTTAGCATAACCTCCAAGACGCGCCCGCAAAGCGCGACCACCCCAAATACTCACCTTGGTGAAGAATTTCAAGTCACTCATCTTGTCgtgtacaagaacaattTACGTGTTCCGACTGTTAGTGCATATGCAATATCGCGCAGCCCATTATGTAAGGGGGGAGACCATGCAAAGCTAATATGGCGATGCTGAGATGGGTACCGGAATTCGGCCTGAATTATTGCTAAATACTGGAAAATATATCAAAAAATCGAATTAAACTACAAACGACTGATGAAGCAGATTCGGACGTGCTCAGATTATGCCAGATCATGCCATGACACGTCACCTCACTCTACAGTTTTGTAGGTATCCGAATAACACcaataatatatatataattcATCAATAAAAACTCATTCCAATCCAATCCTACATCAGCCTAAGTATCGGGATACGATCTCAAATCCATAGTAAGAATCTTGGACGAGTTCACCTCCTGATCTCGGTAGATACCAACTAAACACTCTCCATGAGTATACAGACCCCGCTTGAGAGAAATCACAATGAACTGACACTTGCTGCCAGCATGCTTCCGAATGTAGTTGGCGACTCGTTGCACGTTGGCATTATCCAGAGCAGCATCAATCTCATCAAGCACAAAGAAGGGCGACGGGTGGAAAGAGTGGATGGAGAAAAGTAGGGCCAAAGCAGCCATAgtcttctctcctccagagagaAGCTCCATTTCTCGAAATCGTTTCATGGGGGGCATGGCGTGGTACTTGATTCCCTCAAGGTAAGGCTCATGCTCATCTTCGACAGTCAGAGTAGCCGAACCTCCCAGAGGAAACGCATCAGAACGAGTGAGCTCCTTGTACGTAGCGTCAATGACTCCGGAAATGTGCTCGAAGGCAGCATTGAACTTATCGCATCGAGCGTCTCGCACCTCTCTGAATTGGGcctgcagctcctggaGTGCCTCACGTTCTCTCTTGGACTCAGCTTCGATGCTAGCACCCTCGGCCTCCACTTGCTCGAGTCGAGACACGGCCTTCAGGTTGGGGTTGATTCGCTCCAGTTCAGCCTGCAGAGCCTTGATCTTGGAAACAAGAGTAGAATCGTCGGCAAGTCTTCGAATGCCCTGGGGAAGCGACGAGAAGTCAACCTCAATATCGATATCCATTTGCGAGTCGTCTCCCTCAACCAGAGGCACAGACTCGAGATCACCTGACACCAGAGGAAGCTCAATGCCCTCAATCTTGCACTCTCGCAGAACCTCGTACCGCTGAGTAGCAGCAGTCTCAAGCTCGGTCTCAGACTGGGCAAGCTTTCGTCGCAGGTTATCGACCACGCCCTGAGCTCGGGAAAGATGCTCCTTGGCAGCGTTGGACTCAGTTGACGCGTTCTGAACGGCAGCTGTGAGCTTCTGAACCTGCTTTGCCTCAGCTCGAGCCTTTTCTTCCAGAA
This genomic interval from Yarrowia lipolytica chromosome 1E, complete sequence contains the following:
- a CDS encoding uncharacterized protein (Compare to YALI0E15576g, similar to uniprot|Q05549 Saccharomyces cerevisiae YDR291w, similar to Saccharomyces cerevisiae YDR291W; ancestral locus Anc_5.301), which produces MDQLFNVFKSVNTLATFMRCRKHVLPTVKNLKCAHKDITDEHFAMFKYLLPDDISYVWVDSQQYSGDQRDVFDIEEDGDNWILMFDFIDGDLKPQPASKKRKVEEKEWIAVEDRVKVELDETVLNLTNPRENNKRDKQTWNFSVEDMGKLAAKRNAKFKDAVEFLRSKMKSLDYQGTEVEYLREKIEIPQIPTFVDVMNVDRKKATNQGQAMVDVTQLITDITTKESYSGQIVDNGYMIIPEEEARYGELEYEPNKEVMAAFELTKGVTKLFTHQADALNALYRGQNVVVCTPTSSGKSLIYQTPVLESLLNNDSSRALFIFPTKALAQDQKRSLTELSLALGLDYGTVETFDGDTPFEKRCEIRDRARVVFTNPDMMHVSILPKLDADRSSWRQFIQNLRYVVVDEIHYYNSLFGTHVSLILRRLRRVCKLLGNNVVQFISCSATINSPLTHMSNLFGLDEGSITLVDSPGGAHGLKHFLAWNTPYISPTDPRSGRVSVVGEAISLLAHMVKENVRTIVFCRVRVICEQIIKGVRQKFVDEGRPDLSNLVMSYRGGYSPQDRRKIEQDMFAGCLVGIVATNALELGIDIGQLDVCIVAGFPMTVSNLRQQSGRAGRRKDGSDSLTIVIGSGDPVDQFYMKNPDKMLTEPTEALTIEPLTNLLLLESHIQCAASEFPIELTHDVEFFGPLLHTVKDKLIEDKTDETTFYHTSSRFSDNPAKDVSIRGIEENHYAVVDITHNKGHIIELLEESRVPFSLYEGGIFMHQGFPYLVVDVSVEERMGKVRRVNVDWYTRQRDFTDVDPVQSEEVKQLSYGNGGGKVSFGNIRITTTVFGFFKLDKRDRILEAVEVDHPSFVINTKGFWIDIPQSTMKLIEAKKLSLAGAIHAAEHALINFFPRYVVCGPGDVRTECKAPEKEFAKRQSTRRRPSRLIFGDKVGGEGGSGLSQKAFQFVEEIVNNAVDGVNDCECDWGCHSCVAGAFCTENGLVLSKPGAQIILSKLVGRDIDWTKVKEGPEPNMPIAETITIE
- a CDS encoding uncharacterized protein (Compare to YALI0E15598g, similar to uniprot|P27351 Saccharomyces cerevisiae YJR005w YAP80 AP-2 complex subunit beta2-adaptin 78 KD), with the translated sequence MSDLKFFTKGKAAELRTELQAAKGPKNVGKKKAVLKKIVANMTMSNNEMIVLFEDIIDMIRSSNDLDVKKMCFLYLITYCKAKPELATGALDPLLDDAGSRESPLIRALALKTLSSIPLEDFIREGVEPTKRLLFDEDPYVRKTACLAVAKMWSHDTKIVEHSDLIALLNKLLNDGNPTVVASALAALMDITEKSSDLQLTLDHNHASKIATVLGECSEWSQISMLQALLCWTPQTALEAERMVERVLPRLQHSNAAVVLGTVRLIVYLANYSQNLLEHVPQIPTKLSSAMVNLISRQPELQYLALRNCILILQSKPQLLQGLSVKAFFCKYNDPIYIKTTKLELIYLLANDSNIGVVLRELREYATEIDVQVVRKSVRAIGKLALKLESATAAKASVDTLMYLVETRVSYIVQEAIVALKNILRRYPGRFEGVIGELCEHLDALDEPEAREAMVWIVGQYADRIDDSHLILEQHFLSTWHDEPVNVQLALLTATVKLFILRPTRGQAMVPKVLKWATEETDNPDLRDRGYMYWRLLSSDPSAARDIVHPDKMPLIHVEDEAIMDPRVLEELELGIGTLASIYLKPVRHVFRLAKPRKLTPSPCLIPRKDSDVDELKQLAEQAEKSKQPAPSMPDIASLNLGTLQSPSLAQYTPLIPTPTTGTPTTPSFPQMPQRSNSVAVHHQSQQLLDDGSGSQGYFVTQNGIAQGSQNTQNLLW